From the genome of Calliopsis andreniformis isolate RMS-2024a unplaced genomic scaffold, iyCalAndr_principal scaffold0022, whole genome shotgun sequence:
CTATGATAATTGATTCTGGAGTGGTTGATATTTATTCGGTTAGGAGACTGAGGTGGAGTTGTAATTTGTGTCATTTTTCTGGGAGCTTGAAGTTGATTCTTGTTTCTGGGCTACGGTAGAACTTGGACTGTGTAGACCTTGATATAGTATCTGTGTTCTCTGTTATTTAGGATCTTGATTATTCGGTGCTTTAGAGATAGCAGCAGAGCAAAGCTAAGAATAGAACTGGTACCATGATATAATGACAAGCCAGACACAATTAGAACATTGGACACTAAAAGTACTCTTTATTATATTTAGTCCACCGTGATTtttcctaattaaaatataaaagtgaATTATATTTCACCACTTTTAAAAGACTTCTGCCAAAGATTTCTCTCTCGTTTCCCCAACTTCCTCGTATGTAATTTAAATCATCTCCCCCAGCCTCAACCACCATTTATAGTTCATAAAACTTCAATAGAGTCTCTTCCTCTTTACCTccccaaaaatttgaaattgatcCATTAAGAAGAGAAAGAAGAGAACAGGATCGCCTGATCCCCGATTCAAGTAGCATCGCCAGAATGCGAAGTTATGTCTGAAGCGGTCGCATAAAAGTTCCAGCGAACACTCCGCTCGAAACGACTCCACTTTTCGTTGATTCGAAACCAGTCTGGCGGAGCAGGTTGATCAACCGAAGGACGAGTATTTTCGCGGTTGAAAAATCGAGACTCTGCCTCGCTCTGGTGCGAACGGTGCTCGCTGGACTGTTTCGTTTGGGACAGGTGGAGGATCCCCAATGGGGAAGTTAGCCGCTTCTATTTCTATCCGATGAGAAGATTGTTGAAAGCTGGACGATTCAGCGGGGCGTGTAATGACTGGCACTTAGAAAATCCGATCGTTTAATGTCGCTCGCGCGCGGAAACTCTGAAGATACATTCTTTGGCAGCGGTTCCCAACACTGCTCCAGGATATCCTTCTTCAGACGACAGAACGTTCAAGAATTTTAATTATTCTTAAGAGGAGACTCGATAGGAATTGAAACACTTTTTCTTGTTTTAGGTTCGAAAAGGTTGTTTTAATTTTTCCATTGGTTCCTTGAGGTGACTTGCagttctgtgaattgaggcttcATCAGTGAATCTTTCGCTACTGAATAAGAAAATACAAACTATGGGTACCTAGTATTAATATCAAAAGAGTCTATACTACTCTCTCAGAGTACCATCAGTACCACCTCAATCTCTCATACTCTTCAGTTCCAAATTACAAAGACCAATTCTCCAGATCCTTCTCGTGGGACTAGATGTGCTTTAAAACTGAGCGTTCAAGTATTGTTCAAATTCCTTTCTTCTCTATCCCAACTTCTAGCCTGCCACAAGCTACAGAAACAGGTTCCAACAGGATGAAATCAGTCCCAAGTGGCCTAGAAAAGGGGCCCTCATAAAGGAAGCGTTGGGAACCCCTGTCCAAAGGGTGTAATCAAGGCACGCCCGCCAGTAGACGCATATCAATGAGGATTCGACATACCAAAGTGTCCCTCTCGCAATCGTGCGAATAGTAAAAGCGGCATCAGAAGCTCATCTCGTCCTGCTCCGAAAGCGGCGAACAAGTAAccgttctctctctctttctccagcTATTTTTATGGCACTTAGAGTTCCCGAGCCGGCAACATGCTGGAGCACTTGAAGAACACTTGTGCACATTCCGTTACGTTTACGCAACGATGGCGAGCAGAGAGGCGTCCGAACGCTGTCGACTACCGACACACCGTCGGGGAATTGCTCTTCACGGTCTTCCGCGAACAGAGATGAAGTGGAGACGGTTTTTAATTTTCTAGTAGGCGCGCCTGGCCCATCTCTGCCCCCTTTTTTCGACCCCTCCGTTTGTAATAGCTTTCTGGCTGCTACCTTCAGAGGGACCGCTCTCGCTGGCGTGAGAAACTGAGTCACGTTTCTGCTTTTCTGCTCCACTTTTTACCGCCACCCGCCTATCAACTCTACATCACAATTTTCGTGTACCCTGTTTGCTTTCCTGCCGCTGGAATTTAAATTAATGAGACGCCCTAGGGTCACGCGTGCTTCTAGTGTCTTTCAGATGTCAGAGTAGAGGATCTTCTGTATTCCTGTCCTACTTTTACCAACTCTGTGAGATATGTCCGTGGTACCACTAACAGCCAAAGAAAATGTCACGAGACAAGTCGAGGCGTCCCGATAAACGCATTGCCGATTCGATAAAGCTTAAAGAAAAGTTGGGCGAAAAGGCTGCAGGGTCTCCCTGAAATGCCACGCGAGCGACTGGTATcgacatttgaaaattgcaacCCTCGACGTCCATTGTCACCAAGTCTTCCCTCCTCGTTGCCAGCTACGTGTGCCCAGCGCGCGAGAAAAGTCGAGGAATATTCTTCCGAGTAACTTCTCTTGGAGGCTGGTCGAGAGATAAAGACGCGGAGGAGAGGAAACGTTTCGTCTCTGTCGAGGAAGCGGAATTGAAGTACGCGTCTGTCGGTGGAGGCAATAGGTGTCTGGCGAATGGAGCCAGCGAGACAGTCTTTTGCTGGAAATTATCGGCGATACGTCGATAAAATGCATTTGCGGGGCGGCGAGTCCATTGTGCCTTTCGCGGGGGACCGTGACTGACGGCGTTTCGTGTCTGATAGATCGCGGGGAATCGATCCAGCCATGTGTTCCGCGAAAGAGACACTAGTGAAATGGTATTCGAGAGAATTTATGGCGGATAGCTCCCGTGAAACGCCACAGATTGCATTATGCGCTGCCATTAAAAGCTGGGCCCACGATCCTGGGGAAAAATACGATTCTGATTTAATATACGTTCAGTGACGCATTCAAAGTCACTAGAAGACATTTTCGTGGATTTAACCTGCTCCTTAAAAAAGCTAGATCAAGTTACTGGAACGTAGATCTGTCTTACAAATAAGTGTTATCTTCAGTGAGACCCCATAGCATTATCTCGATACACGTCCAGAGGTACATATCTAAATTCTTGAAGCTATTTTTTCACTTCCCTTGATCTTCATATTTGCTTCTACTATGTATATTAATCTCAAAATCATGTCTTCTACTTTTCTTCTaactttcaaacattttctacTAAGCTTTTAACTGGTTTCAAGTCCTAAGCTTGTAACAGGACGAAGCTATACAGTAATAAGCTCATAACGAAGGACTACTGAAGAAAGTTTGCGCTCTTAATAGAAACACCGAAGCTCAAGAACGTTCGATAGAAGGTACCCTTCGACCTCTCTTCCTTTGACAAGCGTTCCAAGTGATAAGAAAGTTCTCTAGATATTTCCCTGCCTCTAATTTATTTCTAATTACTGGTGCACTGCTTTCGAGAAGTCTTTCACTCTTTACATAATTTCGCCTGTAATTCCTAGAATGATACCGTCGGGGTGAAAGCCTCGAAACTACTTCGGGGATGTATTAACTGCACGCATCGGAGCAGTTCCCTGATATCGCGGAATCGAAACACGGTAATGGAGAAACGTGATGGCCAGCCATGAAACTTAGCGATTACTCGCCAGAAATGTGGGAGTTCGCGATCGATGCTGAGTCACTGTTCCAGTGAAAGTAAGATTCTTTCCTCGCCTTTGGGTATTAGAAGCTGCTGGGATCGTGTTACTCCCTAGCCCTATGCGGTTTCATGTTTAAGGCTGTTTTCGTCACTGGGAACCGAGGATATTAGGTGGATCTGTCGTTCCAGGGGATCATGTGTACAATTCAGCGTTTCGACAAGGTGTTCTAAAATATCAGATTGTCAGAACAGTATTAGTCTCGTATGGGATATTTAATATACATGCCTGGTCTTCAGGAAGCACTTTAAGTGTCTATGTCTAGGACCTGAGCTGCAGAATTTGActcttgagtgatgggaatctcCTAAagcatttattaattattgtagaGGTAGGTATTCTTGTATGAGACATTGAATATTCTTCATCTAGTGTTTGGAGGTACTCTATAAATGTTCAGTATCTCGACTCAAAGATGTCTAGTATATCTATCTTGTATCTAGTGTCTAAAATCTAGAATAATATACTAGTGacagtaaaaaaagaaaaaagaaaaaagtatcTTACCTTTAGCTTTTCAGTTTGACCTGAAAGTGGGGGGAGAAAATGAGTGACCAATAAATCGAGGTATACAAGAATATTTTATTCGTCGAAAGTAACAAATATACAATTCTTCCAAATAAACTCGAGTCGATTTTAAATCATGAGATTTGTCGCAAATCGAGGTCGTTTCTACGCGATCGAACGTCCGCGCGCGCGAGATCCTTCGTTCCTCTCCCCGGTTATCTGTCCCTTAAATCGTATACCGGCGCGGCGTGTATTGTCGACGTGCAGGAAAGAAACACGGCAGTTTTTCATCATTAACAAACTCTGAGAATACAAACATCAACAGAAACCTGTTCGCGTTCGGAACCGAGTGTGAGAAATTTTGGCACGATCATCCTTTAGGAAACCAGTGGTCGCGTGTGCTCGTGcgctcgtatataacaaatcgaTAAAACGCGTTCCTTTACCTTCAGTGTATTTTTTTATCCCTTTATTTTATCGTTGTGGAACCTCACCGATCCTCGTTCCACACTCAATGtcctctatctatctatctatatatttatatatatatatatatatataaacatcCGTCTAAATGGATATATCCATTTACTCGCGATCTCTTAGTACGTATGTACACATATATCCATCTAAATGCACAGTCTCTAGTTACTTCGTTTCACGATTATACAATACGATCCTTCCTTTCATGTCTCTCGCGTAAACGTGTCTCTACGAAAAAAGAGTCCCATTACCGCAAGTCTTCTTACAAACGAGTCTATGTACAAAAAAGAAGTCGCGCCAAAGTCGCGCACAATTAAGGCAGTGTTTCGATGAGAGTTCGTGTCCCGTGATTTAGCGTTTCCACGGATAGTCACCCACACACGTTCACTGATCGTGTCCCTGGCCGTCACTCACCACTGGATACTGTTCTGAGATCCTCGACTTCCGGCTCGTTCAGAGCCAAGGGCCCAGCTGCGCCTCTAGTATGGTGGCCGCGTCCGTTCTGCCCATCACTCGAAGATGGTTCAGCAGGTCCGTCACGGCTGTGGGCTCGTGGTGCTTCGCCTCCCAGAGGTCCAGGATGTGCTCTGTCGGGCTGGACTTCGTTGCGAAGTAGTTGATGTACCTAGAAGACAGTGGGGAATCTCATTGGTGCTGGGGGAGGTTCAGAGATTTCTTGGAGGAGGAATGATTCTTGATGGTGGTTCAGCTTTTGTACACTTGGGTTGGAATTTTAATTGAAGACTAGTTGAGCCATGATGATTTATATTAAGGTTTGTCAGTCACCCTCTAGAGGTCCTAATACTGAATTTTTGAGATCATGTGAAGAAATTAGCAGAAGGATTAAGAAGATGGGGATGAGAAAAAATAGGGATGGAAGAAATGAAAGAGGGAAGGTGGTCATAGAGACGACTGAAAGAAATTTGACAAAACCCTGGTCTATATAAAAAGGTCAGACCACGAATAGGACAAGTTCAATTCACTATAattcaataattttaaaaatcctAAAAGGATGCCATAAATCTGAGCTCGATCCAAACCCAAGAATCCCTCCTCCCAATCATTATACAATCTCTTTGAAAAGAAAAACTCAAGAAACAAGTAATCCATCGTTCCCAAGTTCCCCGTGACTAACTACATTCTCTTAAAGACAAGGTCCAGTACAGCAACGCTGAAAGAAACCAGCACGGTCCCAGGGGACACAAGAAGCCTCAAGATTGCTAACCTGTCAACCTGCAGCCTCTGCGCGAGCATCCTCCAGTCGTTGCCCAGGGCGTTCGGTGGGTCCAGACACTGGCAAAGCTGCTTCCTAAGGGACCTCGTAAACCGGAACGGTCTCAGGGTAGTAGAGTCTGTGGTGGCGTTGTTAGCATGCCCGCTGCTGACCACTGTCACCTCCCTGAGCGGTCTCGTAACGCTGCCAGAGGATATGAGCTGCTTCGCGCCGTCGTAGACGATCCTGAACACCTGCCTGGTGTCCGAGTTACCCTGCGACACCTGGAGCTTGTAGCTCCTGGTAGTGGTGGGGCCAAAGGCTGTGTCCAGGCCAAAGGTGACGTGCTTAGTGTTCTCCAGGCAGTTCCACACGTCCCTGAAGGAGATCTCCTGCCTCTCCGTGGGCGACTTGCTCTGCCACTCGTTCCCAACCTCTTCTAGGCTGACACACAGGGACTCCCCGTTGTCCTGGAACAGCAGCGTCCTAGGCTTGTCCAGCAGGTAGCCTCTGATCTGGGACTCTCTGTCGACGACAGCCTTCATCGCTGCTTTGGTGTCCTCCACTGCGTACACCCTGACGCAGCACTGTCCAGCCTGGCTGGCGAACAGAGCTAACCGCAGTCTCTTCGTGGCGATCGAGTTCTCGCAGCTCTGACCCGCCAGGACGTAGCCACGCAGCTGCTCCGTCACGATGAACGCCTCCGCGTGGTCCAGCTGCGTGAACAGCGGCGTGTTGATCGTCTCGTTGCCCAGGGTCAGCACCCTGGTCCACGTGATGGACTGGTGGTCCTTCGAGGCGATCGTGCCGTCTTCTACGCTCAGCCCATCGCAGGCCCAGACGCTGAGCTCCCACGTGGCTGGGTGCAGCATCGCGCAGTGCTCGAATTGCAGGATCACAGGCTTGTTGAAGGTCGCTGAGGATGGCCCGCATGTCACCACCGCGGATAACTGCGTGATACCGTCTGCGGGGAAACAAGCGAATTTGGGGAGGGTTGCAAAGGGTTGACGCTTGTAATTAAGGAGTCGATGCGCGGGGTGAAGTGTCTGGTTATAGTTATGCTTCTTAAGGATGCGTAGGAAGTAGGAGGGTCGGTGCTTAAGAAGAGGGTGATTCGATTCTGAGATTTGGAATCTGGAAATCGAGAGGAAGGAGATAGATTTAGAAGTTGGAGTATGGGGAAGATTCAATGTGGGGATGATGGAAGATTTGAATACTTGGGTGGTGGCATATTCGAGAACTTTAGTCTTTAAATGAACGAGCAGTGGAAAATTAGAGTAGGTATTCAAATATTgggatatttgaaatattttctgtctttgaatatttgagtatttgaaggaacgtataatttcaaaattgaaGATCTCATCGCCCCGAGGAAAGAGGAAAAAAATCTGCTAGAGATACACGTAACTGTAACCATGCACTTCTATAACACTAATCGCGGCAGAGTGATGCGACACGGATAATACAGCGCCCGAGGCGACCTAGCTTTCCAGGAGTTAGCAGTTTGTACACGCAGCGGAATTTCCATTACCCCAACTTTGCGTACCATATGAGCGACacgtctctgtgctatatgCCGAGAGGAAGGAAACAATTCCAGAGCTCATCCTAGGGCACACACTGAAACGCGTCCTCCCCAAGAAAAGGCTTCGTCCATTAAAATAACGAAGCCTCGCATCACCCACGATAACATCTACACTCGACTCATACATCAGCGCACAGGTTCAATTTAAAACCATGACACTTCACCTGTCGAGTCCTCGAGGCATCCTCCCAACTCCCGAAGACGTCGAAAGTCAGATCGATAAGCGATCCTCCCGTCGGAAGCGTCATATGCAAGCATCGCAATTAATAATGCACGCGTCACTTACCAGGCAATCGAGGCCTAAATCGATCCTCGTTCAGCACCGCCAGGCAGAGCTCCTCCTTCAGCGGTTTTGGAACCGCTCCCTCCGGCACGGACATCGATATCCCAGCGTCAGGGAGGACCAGAAGAGCCCCTCGCGTGTTCACAGCCGCCCCAGCGACGTTCTCGGTCTCCAGCTTCGGCAGCCTGACGCTCTCCGAGGCGACGTTGTACGTGGAGTCGGACGAGGGATAGGAGCTAGTGACGCTGTTCTCGCAGTCGGAGTGGATCTGCTTGTCGCTGCACGACTCCTGGGTCGAGGTGCTTGGGGTCGGCGACATTGGCGAGGGCTGCGGCGCGATCGAGAGGTGAGGGACGTCGTAGTGGTGCTCGGAGAGGGATCTCGACATCGACAGCTTCGGGTCGAAAGGATACTCGTAGCAGGCCGGCACGCTCGTCGCCGTCACGTCTGGCTGCAGGCTCAGCTTCTTGTCCTGGTCCGGGAAGAACTCCGGCTGGAATTCTGAAACGCACACCGCCGAGCCACGGCTCGTGGGTATCTCTGCGCGCTGCGGACAGACCCCGCTGTGATACTGCTCCGAGTTTGCGACAGCTCACGATCGCCACTTTCATCGACAGGTTTTACGATCGGGATCCACGTGAGAATTTCTCGACGAAATTTTAATGGCTCACGCTTCCAGAGCAGTGGCACTCATGTATGGGTGGCAATTTTTAGGTAATTGTGAGTAATAGTAGGTAGTTCCTTTGTGACTGTGAATAATGGatgctgagaattgattacaATGGAGGTAGATGCTTGAGAAAGGGAGCAGTGTAATTCAAGTCCTTTCGTTAGTGGATAGGATTACTGTACATGTGATAGGTTGCTTAGTAATTCTGATGGTGAGTAGATTAAGTGTGGTACTTGAAGTGTTAAGTATCTCaaaattgttgaagtctgaacctTTGAGATTTTAAGCATCTGGAAATTGGGAAATTTAAATACATGCACTTTTGAATATTTGggtcatttgaaaatttgaatactttaaTACTTGAagcaaataattgaaaaatatcgAAGCCTAGAATCCTCCACATCCAACACCCAGAATTCACTTCGGATGAAAGTGGCGAGGCCGTCGATCAAACATCGAAATAGTATAATTCGTCGGCCACGAAGCGCACGAAGGAGCGACGAGCAACGCGAGATCTTGACGCGATCTCGTTCAAAAGGCAGGTCTCCGCCGGCATCATAATTACATCCTCCAGCAGTGCCTCTCGCTCCTCCGTCCGCGAGTGAAGGTATTTTTTCCAGC
Proteins encoded in this window:
- the LOC143186762 gene encoding netrin receptor UNC5C isoform X3 — protein: MRQKSCSLFLLFCVLLPGLVCPFTSGEEGEEDEDSYLLEEDDVPSGTIATDTELISEAGGHLPVFLTEPVDSFVVKNKPATLHCKAAHALQIYFLCNEARVDESQQQDFVDPHTGTRIVDCELNVTRDHIDEYFGREKFKCECVAWSGSGQIKSQPATVDVAYLKKQFESPPYSVSVEAGQSTELRCLPPGGVPPPRVYWLRNNVPVDTESDTLLVSSEGHLLVGQAKTSHQANYTCVAENIAAKRLSDPVSLTVYVNGGWSSWSAWSECHSRCAKGGQKRTRTCTNPAPMNGGQPCLGPSQQKMDCNTNCPVVDGGWSRWSAWSVCGTDCTHTRRRSCDEPPPSHGGRPCQGRDISVANCTGGMCNSGNTKLGGAHLTEEANRQMDVALYVGLTVACVVIGGLAFFLAKLLRRKGRDHSLYSMARNEFQPEFFPDQDKKLSLQPDVTATSVPACYEYPFDPKLSMSRSLSEHHYDVPHLSIAPQPSPMSPTPSTSTQESCSDKQIHSDCENSVTSSYPSSDSTYNVASESVRLPKLETENVAGAAVNTRGALLVLPDAGISMSVPEGAVPKPLKEELCLAVLNEDRFRPRLPDGITQLSAVVTCGPSSATFNKPVILQFEHCAMLHPATWELSVWACDGLSVEDGTIASKDHQSITWTRVLTLGNETINTPLFTQLDHAEAFIVTEQLRGYVLAGQSCENSIATKRLRLALFASQAGQCCVRVYAVEDTKAAMKAVVDRESQIRGYLLDKPRTLLFQDNGESLCVSLEEVGNEWQSKSPTERQEISFRDVWNCLENTKHVTFGLDTAFGPTTTRSYKLQVSQGNSDTRQVFRIVYDGAKQLISSGSVTRPLREVTVVSSGHANNATTDSTTLRPFRFTRSLRKQLCQCLDPPNALGNDWRMLAQRLQVDRYINYFATKSSPTEHILDLWEAKHHEPTAVTDLLNHLRVMGRTDAATILEAQLGPWL
- the LOC143186762 gene encoding netrin receptor UNC5C isoform X2 codes for the protein MRQKSCSLFLLFCVLLPGLVCPFTSGEGEEDEDSYLLEEDDVPSGTIATDTELISEAGGHLPVFLTEPVDSFVVKNKPATLHCKAAHALQIYFLCNEARVDESQQQDFVDPHTGTRIVDCELNVTRDHIDEYFGREKFKCECVAWSGSGQIKSQPATVDVAYLKKQFESPPYSVSVEAGQSTELRCLPPGGVPPPRVYWLRNNVPVDTESDTLLVSSEGHLLVGQAKTSHQANYTCVAENIAAKRLSDPVSLTVYVNGGWSSWSAWSECHSRCAKGGQKRTRTCTNPAPMNGGQPCLGPSQQKMDCNTNCPVGTLEEFTNTLVVDGGWSRWSAWSVCGTDCTHTRRRSCDEPPPSHGGRPCQGRDISVANCTGGMCNSGNTKLGGAHLTEEANRQMDVALYVGLTVACVVIGGLAFFLAKLLRRKGRDHSLYSMARNEFQPEFFPDQDKKLSLQPDVTATSVPACYEYPFDPKLSMSRSLSEHHYDVPHLSIAPQPSPMSPTPSTSTQESCSDKQIHSDCENSVTSSYPSSDSTYNVASESVRLPKLETENVAGAAVNTRGALLVLPDAGISMSVPEGAVPKPLKEELCLAVLNEDRFRPRLPDGITQLSAVVTCGPSSATFNKPVILQFEHCAMLHPATWELSVWACDGLSVEDGTIASKDHQSITWTRVLTLGNETINTPLFTQLDHAEAFIVTEQLRGYVLAGQSCENSIATKRLRLALFASQAGQCCVRVYAVEDTKAAMKAVVDRESQIRGYLLDKPRTLLFQDNGESLCVSLEEVGNEWQSKSPTERQEISFRDVWNCLENTKHVTFGLDTAFGPTTTRSYKLQVSQGNSDTRQVFRIVYDGAKQLISSGSVTRPLREVTVVSSGHANNATTDSTTLRPFRFTRSLRKQLCQCLDPPNALGNDWRMLAQRLQVDRYINYFATKSSPTEHILDLWEAKHHEPTAVTDLLNHLRVMGRTDAATILEAQLGPWL
- the LOC143186762 gene encoding netrin receptor UNC5C isoform X1 — protein: MRQKSCSLFLLFCVLLPGLVCPFTSGEEGEEDEDSYLLEEDDVPSGTIATDTELISEAGGHLPVFLTEPVDSFVVKNKPATLHCKAAHALQIYFLCNEARVDESQQQDFVDPHTGTRIVDCELNVTRDHIDEYFGREKFKCECVAWSGSGQIKSQPATVDVAYLKKQFESPPYSVSVEAGQSTELRCLPPGGVPPPRVYWLRNNVPVDTESDTLLVSSEGHLLVGQAKTSHQANYTCVAENIAAKRLSDPVSLTVYVNGGWSSWSAWSECHSRCAKGGQKRTRTCTNPAPMNGGQPCLGPSQQKMDCNTNCPVGTLEEFTNTLVVDGGWSRWSAWSVCGTDCTHTRRRSCDEPPPSHGGRPCQGRDISVANCTGGMCNSGNTKLGGAHLTEEANRQMDVALYVGLTVACVVIGGLAFFLAKLLRRKGRDHSLYSMARNEFQPEFFPDQDKKLSLQPDVTATSVPACYEYPFDPKLSMSRSLSEHHYDVPHLSIAPQPSPMSPTPSTSTQESCSDKQIHSDCENSVTSSYPSSDSTYNVASESVRLPKLETENVAGAAVNTRGALLVLPDAGISMSVPEGAVPKPLKEELCLAVLNEDRFRPRLPDGITQLSAVVTCGPSSATFNKPVILQFEHCAMLHPATWELSVWACDGLSVEDGTIASKDHQSITWTRVLTLGNETINTPLFTQLDHAEAFIVTEQLRGYVLAGQSCENSIATKRLRLALFASQAGQCCVRVYAVEDTKAAMKAVVDRESQIRGYLLDKPRTLLFQDNGESLCVSLEEVGNEWQSKSPTERQEISFRDVWNCLENTKHVTFGLDTAFGPTTTRSYKLQVSQGNSDTRQVFRIVYDGAKQLISSGSVTRPLREVTVVSSGHANNATTDSTTLRPFRFTRSLRKQLCQCLDPPNALGNDWRMLAQRLQVDRYINYFATKSSPTEHILDLWEAKHHEPTAVTDLLNHLRVMGRTDAATILEAQLGPWL